From the genome of Acropora palmata chromosome 8, jaAcrPala1.3, whole genome shotgun sequence:
TAGAAAGCCATGCACTCTAATTCTCGCGTCGATTCTATTTCTTACCTCGGGTTGCTAGGTGCGGTATGCGTCGTGTTTCCCTGATCATTCCTAACTGCTGGTGTGGACAAGCTACCCAGTCCACTCTCTGAACTGGACATGTGAAGAGGCCgattgacagctgtcaatcCAGAGGACGCCAGTTGGGCTTCAGCACGTAATTTAGACACGAATTTGCCGGGTCGTGTGCTGAGGGAAGCCTCCTCCCGTTTGGGCATGGCTACGCCACCTGGGTCCGGATCACGACGCCTTGACGCAGACGGCGGTCGAATGGGGGATATCGGAGGGGTTTTCCATGCGGCACGAACTTCATCGGGAGGcttcgaagaaaaaaaaagtcggagtgaaaaaaacaaaaaaaaaagaacacgcGGGATGTTTAGCAGAACACGAGGAAAAGGTTTGTAAATAATGAGCCGGAGGCTCTTTATGAAAGCACTTAATTCTTTCTACTATCAAGGAGTTTCAAGAGAACGTTAATTCTTAGTGCAGTAATAAAAGGTTTGTCACATTTCAATCCCTCATTGACGCGTATAGATATGCGCTTATATGTAGAATGAGTTTAGAGGCgaaataaatttttgaccaatcaaaacacgcATAGTTTTGACCAAGTAGAACGCGCGCAGTGATTATGTTGCTTTATAAAAAAAACGATTCCATTTCAATGGAATGCTTCCAGCTCTATTACactaactttttttctttaactttttaaCAACGTATAGCTGCTGCTTTACTGCTAGGAAATGCAACTAGGACACAACCACTTCGCTAAGGTTTGGAATGAGGTGATGTTACCTTACTAAAGGCCGCCTGTTCTGCCCACCAAATTTCGAAATCTTTTTGCATCTTAACCTTCGCTTTTTCCAAAAGATGCTGGAGATGTTCGATCTCAGTTTTAAGAGAACGCAGTCGAGTGAAGCTCTCCTTGTACCTGATCAAAAATGATCAAAAACTAAAGTCACAAACGAGTAGGTGTACAGGCTACTTCTCGGTCAGTACACTAGGGCGAAGTAATAATCACTTGTGACAATCAAGGCAAGGACCACGCCGACGACAAAATTTTTGCTTACCCCGCCTGCAATTAAACTGGCATGAGCAGTTTGAAGATAAGAAGAAAACGTTTAAATTTTGTCGTCAGTTGCTCATATCGTCCACTTAACCtcaaaactggtcatttcacgtcgtgtaGAGTAGTAATGAGAACATCTGCCACAcgtgcaaaaatgaaaaacgcaaaTGCAAAGCGTGTGAAACTACTGTTTgccattgttaaatatgcaaatttgcgaCGTTCTTGACACCGCTGCCTAAGCTCTCTAGTGGGGCacgcaacgtttttgagccaagggcggcaaccggaagtgagcctatttaacttgtcttcatcCTACCACATTCATAATGTTAAGCATCTTTTCAGTAGTGGAGACGAttggtttgaaaatctgggagaggcTAATGTCCTGACATACGAAATGTCcacttccggtttccgtccTTGACTCAAAAACGTTGCCTGCTTAAGCTCGCTAATCATAGATTAAGTCGACCCACTcactttgctttttcttcttctattTTCCTCCTCAAGCTTTGTTCGACAGGATCAATTTCCTCAGCTTCATCGTTTCCATCTACCAACCCTTCAGAATGAGATGACAAAAGTTTCCTTCTAAAAGCTCGAtatgacaattatttttattctcacAAAGTAGATTTCTCTAGTTCTGGGTGTGCTCGGTCAGCGTTTACTGCCTGCGGAGGTGACTAGGCAACTTAAACGCTCTAATGGCTGGTAGGACGGACTGCTAAAAGGAGCTTTATGTGTCCGAGGATACTACACTGTTTTGGAGCAAGTTACAACTCCTTATGGCTCTAGGGAAAAAATCACTAAAAGCTAAGACATTTGcttgaagttgaaaataagCATGCTGGTGGAGTCTTGAGGACCTAATTTTGCTAGCAAAAGTAATTGAGCCAGGCAATTTACGAAACCATtatagaattaaaaaaaaaaaggactgaCTGATTATAATAAACGGACGATTTTTGCAAGGCTGAACAGGACAAACAACTATTCAAGATTTTCATTACACTACCTTGCATTGAACGTCGAACTCTGTGTTGTTCAATTTGCGTTTTGATCGAgtctgggaaaaaaaagcgaaacaATTCAATGCCATTTTCTGTTTCATCTAAAAATTCGCCACAAAGCGGAAACCTACTGATTTTTTGTCGCGACGTATTAACTTGTTCTCCAAGTCTCTTGGCATCGGCGTATCtagaaagaacaaaaagaggCCTTCACTGAAGTGGGGTCCCGAGCGGAGACAGATTTCCAGTCAATAGAATAACACTCGTACGAGTATAAACCTTAGTTTTAGGGTCTGTTTGTTCTCCTCAATTGTGTCATTGTGATCATAGTCTCCACGGAAGGTCTCAAAGGCTTCTTTTCGTCCAACAGACATCTCATCTGAAAGCCAAAGAAAACTAAGTTTAAGTCATTGTTGAATCCAGGCAAACGATGGTCTACCAAGGCTTGACGCTACTCTGGCTTGAAGACGAAAGAATTCAACTCCTAGATGTTACTTCACTTGTTAACTCATGTGTCAAACAATTTCGCTCACCAAGCTTTCTTCTGTAAGCAGATGAAGGTCTGTGATGGCTGGAATCTTCACCAGCTGCCTGTGGTTGTTCACGATGCTGAAATAAGTAgttgaaaattgtcaaagacaTTGCTCACCCAGAACACTGAACAATCTCTTTCAAGATATATCTTACAGATTAGATAGGTCAAAAGTTATAACACCGCAAAACACGAATGCCATTCAACGTGTAGACTTAGACTCTTAAAAGGTATTCTTAAGAagttcaaaaactgaaaactttcTTTCGCTCTATGTTATAAATCTGATTTGTCAAAACGTCTCATGTCGTTGGGCAAGTTTCTCTGCCTCGGGAAACTCTTCTTGCAATTTGTCTCACTCCTAACAATCACATAACATAATGTGAGCACGTTCATAGGTTTAAATCACAAAGCATTTCAACAGACAGAGCTAGAAATACAAAGCTCATACAACACCAACAATTAAAACTTTTATGTATATatgatgttaatacatgaatttcatgaatTAACAACATGTACATCTATATGTGTATATacatgtgtatatatatatatgtgtatatatatatatacacatactGCTTAACTGAAAAAACAGTAGGGAGAAAGTTCTGAAAAATACTTAAAAGTAGCGCTAAAAACTGCAAGTATCGTACACATTGTTtcatcaaatattttgtttgcgTATGTTCCACTTGACAATTGTCCTGGAAATTGATTATTTTGTTGCAACAAACTCCGACACAAGATGCACTAAGAAAAACTTTTCACCAGTTTGTCTTTTGGCTGAATGTCAATGCTACACTATTCACAAATTTAAACTAACAGGCCAACAACTGTAAAAGTGATTAACACCTCTGTGGTATCCGAAGAGGGTCTGCCATTCCCTCTTGTTCTGCTTGTCGATCTCTTGTTGGACAGTTCATTCCCTGAATCATCATTCAATGGCTGACTAGTGCTGCGTCTCACCCCATCCGGTGCCACGCCCGTCCTGTCATAGAACCGACCCCCTCCTTGTTTTCCAGACACCCCCAAATCCGCAGctcgctttttctctttctttaacATTCCTACTAAGATATCTGAGTTGTAGTCAAGGAACAGTAACTTCATATTTGAATGTCACGAACAAACCACATATGAACCGTATTCATTAATGACGTTGCTTTGAAcgtattgctttttttcttttgctaaaCGTCCCTACTCGGCTCGATTTCAAGCagacatttatttgtttattttttcatgcatTCGAGGCTTGGTGAGGAAGATtactataacaacaaaaataatttattcgaCTTCAGCTATGACTGAACACGGCTTATAATCgcgtcaaaaaaaaaagataaagcttgacagaaagaaacaacacaacaaGCGCGTACAAGCTGTTGCTATTTCGATTTAGTGTTTTTCCCATTTTCGGAAGCAGCTTCCACTTGGTTCTGTATCTTACTACGAAAGATTAATGTTTATTTTACAATCATGACTTAATTGAATGACGGTAAAACAGGCATTCAACCGGCTACAGAATCAACCATCCAAGAAATCAGGAACCTGTTATGTGGTGATAATACAACGGGTGACCAAACTCAAATCACTGTCAAGTTCAGACAGCTATACAAAGTTTAAGCAATCAAAGCAAATGCAATCAACgtaattaaccaatcagaataagAAGCTGTGGTGTTTCACGCTTGACCACCCCATGGACTTCAAGGGCGGGAAATCAGCCATGCGTGACAAGTCACGTGACGGGTACTATGCTAGATATCACGTCACTGTGACCTGGGGCAATCACGGGTGAAATTGGATAGAACCAATGAGATCGAAATTACTACCAAGGGCGCGTAACAGAGTGGCAAGAAAACATCTCATTGGTCAATGAGCAGATAAAAGTATCAAAcaacagaacaaaagaaaatcgagAAATAAAATCTGATTCATGTGAACATAGCAAATAGGTTTTAGGGTAAAAAGAATTCAAATATCTATATAACTCCTAAATGttcatgaaatttttaaaatcataTGTATTCAACTGCTTAGATTTCCctttttcaaggtcaaaattttgaacaaactCAAAACATTCACCAAGGCTCGTCTCTTTTCTGGAaaattcattgttatttaaattttatgatttaaaataaaaaattaagaacCGCGGTGAACTTTAATTTATACtcaatttataattttatacaTTATAAAAACGTATTTTCACAACTGGTTAGCAATTGAGCTTTCCTTTGTACCTCCAGTGTTGTTTCTAGTGTTTTTCACCAACCACACGCTGATTTTCAAAGTCTTGCTTTCAATGGTGGAAAAGAAGGAAACTCTTTCAACTAATGTCCACAGTTACATTCACACACGCAAGCCCACGAGGCTTAAATGAATTACAGAACTAAGCCTGgttttcttcattcatttAGAAATTCTGAGATTTCCATCCAAAAATATAGTCACTTTAGCCACAGAGTCACTTTCCAATATCTCAATATAACGTACGTGTTCTCTTTTGGCTTCTAAAAGTTGCTGATCAAACAACACGGTTTTCATAATCTTTTTTACATGGAAATTGTCCTCCTTCGCCGTCCACCGATTCGATTCCGAGTTTCAATCACAGAAATAaccttgtttttctcttgttccGCTAAGTTGAGGTCCATCAAAGCCTCGACATACTCCTCTTCAACCTTCAACTTCTGTCTTTCCACTTTCATTAGTCCATTATGACACCTTGATAAACGTTCTAGAGCTGTTTTATAACAGGTCATGACTTCTCTACGTGCACCATGCAATCTGCGTAGCATTCGCTCCTCTGTCTCGATAACAACGTGTTTCTCCAACAGGTTTAAGATTCTCTTATGTATGTGCATGTTGCTGGTCATTTCAGCCTCGACAGCCACCCTCGACCGTCTGTGTATTTGTTTTAACTCTTTCAGCGTAAAGCCTTCGACATTGGACGACAATTTACAAAGGGTAATCACCGCTTGGCGATCCATTTGTCCAATAAAAGTTGCATCGTCCGAGATGTCAGCAAGGAAAGGCGAGTGTTGGTCTAAATCGCACTTGGACAATCCAACCGAGTCGTCCAGTTTAAACAGGTTTGTCCTGCTCGCAAGCAAAGCGCATCGACTAGTCAGCCCTGTTGTTTCCCAGTTTATCCTGATAAACAGGGTATTGGAGAAGAGTTAGGcagaaaaaatgcaataagCGCCAAGTGCGAGAAAAATCATACCAAGCAGTGATTTAGTGCAAAGCGCGGAAAATCATATGACTAAACAGGATTGGTTAAAAACAGCATCTTTCTCTATCACAAAATATTGCAGAGGTGAAATATTTTCCTCAGATTtgacataaaaaaaacataaaacaaaaagttacgGCCGGATAGTTCTGATTTATTTTTCCCATTATATGTTATCAGGAGGTTAATATTTAAGTTGACATTCTTATTTTGGTTACAtcaattaaagaaattaaatatAAACCCGGCCTTTACCAACTGAACAggaaaggaataagaaataatATTTAGTTATTTGAAGTCGAGTATCAAACTGACTTATTGTTATTGCTGTAACTAATCCATAAAATCACTGTTAGACTTGTTTCTTAAAATGTCTATTTGAGTTGTAATAACTAGAGAACTTTTAGCGTAAAATTTTGTTGAGACCTCGACCTTTACTTCATGTAGCGAAACACAAATCATGTAAAATAAATggaacaaaaaacaagaaacaacgccgagcaaaaaaatgaaaacataatTCCTAAGAAACAACGGAGACAAAACTCTTGACAATTGTCAAGAAACTTTGAGTAGGTTCAATCTCGAAGAGAGCTCGTGCGAGCCGACAAGACAGGCCGAGAGTCCACGAAAATTTCCGACGAAACGCAAGTGGAAGCTTGCCGATTTGGAGCCGAGATCTCTGGCTTCCATTTTAAGATAACAGAACCACGGTTtgtctttttatttaaatttgtcaCTGTAAGTGTACTTTCCACTGTCATCTGCGTAAACTACGTTAAGACTCAAGCAAGACATAGCCGTTCATTAGCCAGTCCATACAGCCACAGCAAAGCCAGTTGTTAAACCAGTaccttttttcaaagcgaTGGTAAAGGATATTAATCTCGTTGTCTCGTTGTCGGATCAAATCTTTCAGTTTACTCAGTTCAGTGTGGTTGCCAAGGTAACTGCTGTCATGGTCTCCGTTCATGGTGGGCGTCCTGAAGAAGTGAAAGAATGAGATGAGGAAAACAAACGGAGCGTTGAGCTTCCATTTCTCGAATTCCCAGCGAGCGAGCAAGTATCTTACTATATAATGAAAAGCTACCCGCCTTGAGCCCCACCAACCAGCAGCACGTTTCTTTGGCAACATGCCTCGCGCGAGAAGCGTAGGAAAAGAGCTTTGCGAGCTCAGATATCTTACACAAgcacaaatttgaaaatgcttACTTTTGTGGGGGCGGTGAAGGCTTTAACTTGCTTTTATCCAACAGGTAGTTCTGAAATAACATCGAGAAATGCATCAGAAAAGAATGAAGGCGTACGATGaggaaaagtgaaaatgaCACACATCATTTAACCTTGAGGAGTTGAAAGCAGTAATTAATCTTCCTCATGTCTGCACCAACACTAAGAACTGCCTCAGGGTCAACATCCTCGATGTAACTTTTCACCATCTGCCGCAATCTAAGGAAGAACAAAGATGCAAAGTGTAAGGATGCACACAGAAAATTCTAAGACCTTTAATAGGAATCAAAGCTACGGTTCACGTCGTGTACTTTCGCTTGAATGGCGCGAACGCTTTGCATGTAAAGGCAGAAAACGAAAATGCGGGctcacgttgtcgtcagaacctcaaatttgacaatttcacgtggtcgtttggcagactacgtcagcAAATTGCACCAATAAccatgccgcacgtgcagcacgcttatttttcctcattcatcCAATCATATCTTTTATTTGTGGCATTGGCGTTGCcgttgtcgtttcttaaactctctGATATCTCAAATATGAGCAGCAGGTGTTGGTCGAACCTGTGAACTCCGGCAAAGCAGCCCACTGCTCACCATAATGACTACTTGATAGAAAGCTTAACCTTATCATCAACTGACTACATTTTTGCgagaagagaaaacaagagTGCGCGCGAAAAACATCTCGGAGCGGGGTAGACAACCAACACATACCTATAAGAATCTATCATTTTCCTCTCTTGGTTTTTGGTCATTTCATTGAAATGACACAAACGTAAGTTTATAATGTCCCTACAGTGGAATACACGTTATTCTGCCAGCACGGACAGGAGGTGTGGATTGGATTAGGAAGAGTTATTGGTATGCGTTTCTGACATTTCAAGAGGACCGTTGCAAGTTTAAATCAGTCTAGGTCAGCACTCATTTTACATCAAAGTTTTGGTTTCAGATATGAATCTATTTTTTATAGTTTCTGCACGCCTCGTCAATGTAATTCAGCACCCAGAGTTAGCAGCACCGCAGATAACCCTTTTTCCACGTAGTGGTTTTGGGTTTTCCTATCCGGCGGTGCCGCAATTTTTCACTGGTACTAGACCTCGGGAGAAAAATCCTGTCTTGCACCCACAGTGTTCTGCGATTGCGCAATGATTGTGTCAATAATCAGTGGTTAATTTACGGTCCCAGCTGACCTACTGGTCCATGTATCTAAACTGTTGTCTGCCTCTCATTGGCAGTGTAGGCAAAATTGTAAGTTGGGAAAAGGCTGGCAATTGTTGGCCCTTCGTCTTTGTTTTGACGAGGGGGGTTACTCTCAAAACGTTAGCTTTTCGAGTAAATCTCGTGTTACGCTGACCAACttaaattaattcaaatttcatttactaCTACCACACCGACATAACGGCAGTTTCTTAACAAGCTACTCGCTTTGTTGTTCTCACAATACCTGTCCATTTCATTCTCCGTTAGTTCACCCGTGTACTCTTGGCCAGTCGCCATTGCCAGTTCATCTTTGAGTCGCTGCACTTCGGCTTTGAGCTGTGCGATCATCTACATTAACATTACAAAATATTACATCATTATATTaacataattaattaaattcgTAAACTGATTCAGTTTGGACCACGTGAAAATGACTCAACTGACCAGTTTAGGATCAATTTCCTCGTTCAAAAGTACATCGTTCTTTATCATGGCCACTCTCTGCGCAAACCTACAAGTTGAAATAGATTCCTACAAAAGAATACGAAGAAAATTACACGCGGAAGATGGACACCCAGCCAAAAAATAACTGATTGTGAAGCTGTAACCCCGGATCACACCTTAGCCGTGTAACTTGAGCCACCTCATATTTTTGCAATTCAGTTTCAAGGGATCAAGAAGGGCTGATAAGCTAAACTGAGGGCGCTTACTATATTATCTAAGAACTGACCGATTGGATAAGCCAGCTCACAAACGAAATGAGAGCTGTTTCTGCCGAACTGAGGGCTGATCTGGAAGGATAACCAGTTTTACCAGAAGCAGCTCTCTCAGTTTGGCAGAACTGACAAAGTGTATGTGCGAACTACCCAATCTGGACAGCCCGTTACGACAAAGAGTGGGCGCCCTGAAACTGAGTCTATCAACAGCACGAGTGACAGAACAGACCACAACAGCCAAGTAGCAACTCTTGTAAGGCACAAGGTGACTGACTTGATACTCAAAACTCAAGACAAAAGACTTAACTACAGTGACTTAAAAACAACAGATAGTTCTATAATACCAAATACTTCACAGTTGTTTGATTTCAAAAACACACTAAAGAAATGAACTAATTGTCCACATCAGAAAACTTTGCTTACATCAAGGTTTTTCTTCTCCAGTGAACATGTGGCAATCATTGTTGTCATACAATTGCCTCccaaactgaaataaaaagcACAGAGAACAAGCTTGTTTTACCGCAGGTGTAATTGGGATGCAGAATATCCAACCACGGTATGTATGCAATTTTACCTGTCTCTCAAAACAGATGTCATCATAGAGTTTCTGTAAGGAATGTG
Proteins encoded in this window:
- the LOC141890324 gene encoding kinesin-like protein KIF6; amino-acid sequence: MVKQGIQIFARAKPTKQKLAGIYEVYEDDNGTSCLAFTVPKDLADGYINNKREVYKFRFDKVFDQDSKQDEIFEEVAQGVIDNVLTGYNGTIFAYGQTGSGKTFTITGGAERYVDRGLIPRSLSYIFEYFEKHSETVFTAHISYLEIYMESGYDLLDPKHEASKLEDLPKVTLFEDNDSNIHLKNLSMHQASNEEEALNLLFLGDTNRMIAETPMNQASTRSHCIFTIHISSRDPGSATIRRAKLHLVDLAGSERVGKTNVGGTLLTEAKYINLSLHYLEQVIVALSEKSRSHIPYRNSMMTSVLRDSLGGNCMTTMIATCSLEKKNLDESISTCRFAQRVAMIKNDVLLNEEIDPKLMIAQLKAEVQRLKDELAMATGQEYTGELTENEMDRLRQMVKSYIEDVDPEAVLSVGADMRKINYCFQLLKNYLLDKSKLKPSPPPQKTPTMNGDHDSSYLGNHTELSKLKDLIRQRDNEINILVGMLKKEKKRAADLGVSGKQGGGRFYDRTGVAPDGVRRSTSQPLNDDSGNELSNKRSTSRTRGNGRPSSDTTEHREQPQAAGEDSSHHRPSSAYRRKLDEMSVGRKEAFETFRGDYDHNDTIEENKQTLKLRYADAKRLGEQVNTSRQKINSIKTQIEQHRVRRSMQGLVDGNDEAEEIDPVEQSLRRKIEEEKAKYKESFTRLRSLKTEIEHLQHLLEKAKVKMQKDFEIWWAEQAAFSKPPDEVRAAWKTPPISPIRPPSASRRRDPDPGGVAMPKREEASLSTRPGKFVSKLRAEAQLASSGLTAVNRPLHMSSSESGLGSLSTPAVRNDQGNTTHTAPSNPSSANDAMSGSGSIKLTGDSRADADILAFIKARQNLLQQRGRR